In a single window of the Candidatus Melainabacteria bacterium genome:
- a CDS encoding tetratricopeptide repeat protein — MVNAYTPNLCTAVTDSIEFKQSFGQLVRDVDPRDSGQFKTVRPPQQAGETTLQLTFGTRDWWHYKKSAELAAKNGNYSQAEAMWLAALIECKDFQNDDERLALTLDNLASLYYSLGRYEQAELFCKRAFDVVVNVWGGENTKVASCLNNLAGIYYNMKRYEQAEPICVEVLTIYEKLKGPDHRDVGMAANNLAMLYHAQKKLLFAEKYYLQAIRIRTRELGRTNPVVQTLYANYVNLLRAMNRNAEADAFKLWAGAASVNPHGDTLAKSNLASPNLA, encoded by the coding sequence ATGGTTAATGCATATACCCCCAATCTTTGCACCGCGGTGACAGATTCCATCGAATTCAAACAGAGCTTTGGACAATTAGTACGTGATGTTGACCCGAGAGATTCTGGTCAGTTCAAGACAGTACGACCACCACAACAGGCCGGTGAGACGACCTTGCAACTGACATTCGGAACTCGCGATTGGTGGCATTACAAAAAGAGCGCTGAACTGGCCGCGAAGAACGGCAATTACAGCCAGGCCGAGGCGATGTGGCTCGCGGCCCTAATCGAATGCAAAGACTTTCAAAATGATGATGAGCGTCTCGCTCTCACTCTGGATAATCTTGCCAGCCTCTACTATTCACTCGGGCGCTATGAGCAAGCCGAATTGTTCTGCAAACGAGCTTTTGATGTGGTCGTAAACGTCTGGGGCGGTGAGAATACAAAGGTCGCTTCTTGTCTGAACAACCTTGCCGGCATTTACTACAACATGAAAAGATACGAGCAAGCTGAACCAATTTGCGTTGAAGTACTCACCATTTACGAAAAACTGAAAGGTCCCGATCATCGCGACGTCGGTATGGCAGCTAATAATCTAGCCATGCTTTACCATGCTCAGAAAAAGCTTCTCTTTGCCGAGAAATACTATCTGCAGGCAATTCGCATCCGCACCAGAGAACTAGGTAGAACAAATCCTGTGGTTCAAACGCTTTATGCAAACTACGTCAATCTTTTGAGAGCTATGAATCGAAACGCTGAAGCAGATGCGTTTAAGCTATGGGCTGGGGCGGCCTCAGTAAACCCACATGGTGACACCCTGGCAAAATCGAACCTGGCATCACCCAACCTGGCGTAG